The genomic segment GCAATATCTTTTCAGCTATACTTTCGTGTAAAACTAAGCACTCAAGCGAATTACAAGTGCTAGGTCTTTGGGTTTTGGCATTTTTGATAATTTGCAAAGCCTCATCTATATCAGCACTCTTATCAACATATATATGACAAAGCCCCTCACCTGTTTGAATAACCGGTATAGTTGAGTTCTTTTTTATATACTCTTTTAGTTTAGCTCCCCCTCTAGGTATCAAAACATCTATAAGCTTATCTTGTTTTACAAGCTCATCAAGCTCACTTTTGTCAGTGCCTATTATCTGCAAAAACCCATCAGCAAGACCAAATTTTTTACCTATCTCACAAAAAAGCTCGCATAAATATAAATTCGAATTTATAGCATTTGACGAACCGCGAAGAATAAGAGCATTTTGGGTTTTTAGTGCGATAGCTGCGGAGTCTATAGTGACATTTGGTCTGCTTTCATATATCATAGCTACTACACCAAGAGGAACACTTACCTGTGTTATTTGCATACCATTTTGATGTCTAAATCCGTCTAGTATTTTTCCTATTGGATTTTTTTGATTTGCTATTTGCAATACACTTTCTGCCATACCTTGTATACGCTCATCATTAAGAGTAAGTCTATCTATCAAAGCTTCACTTAATGAGCTTTCTTTTGCATTTTTTATATCTTTTTTATTTGCCTCTTTTATAAACTCTTTTTTAAGTAATAACTCATTTGCAACAGCTCTGAGTATCTCATTTTTTTTATTTTCTTCTAAACTCAAAAGCTCTTTACTTGCATTTTTTGCCAAAGAAACCAAATCTGCTATCTTGCTCATTTTTCAACCTTTGTCTAAAACTATATTATCAGCATGCATTATATCATCTTCGTATTTATAAGCTAAAATTTGTTCTATTTCATCGCTCTTTTTGCCTTTTATTAATAAAATTTGTTTTGAAGAATAATTACTTATGCCACGAGCTATAATCTCTTTATTGTTTAAAATCTCAACGATTTCTCCTCTGCAAAAATCACCAACAACATCTAAAACACCAACAGCAAGTAAACTTTTGCCAGATTTTAATGCAAGTTTTGCTCCATTATCTATTACTATCTCTCCTTTATTTTTTGCACCATAAGCAAGCCAATGTTTTTTCAAGCTAACCTTTTTATCATTAGCCAAAAACAAAGTCCCCTCGTTTGAATCTTTTAATACATTTAACAAAACATTATCTTTTTTACCATTTGCGATTATTAAATTAGTGCCTATTTGTGAAGTCATTTTGGCTGATTTTATCTTTGTTTTCATTCCGCCTGTGCCAAATTTACTACCTTCATCTCCAGCCATTTTTTCAATATTTTCATCTATATTTTTTACTAAATTTATAATCTTTGCATCTTTATATAAATTCGGATTTTTATCATACAAACCATCAATATCACTTAAAATTATAAGCAAATCAGCATCAATAAGACCGGTTACCAATGCACTTAATGTATCATTATCACCTACTTTTAACTCATCTGCAACAACAGTATCATTTTCATTTATGATAGGTATGATATTTTTTTCAAGCAATGCCGCACACACATTTCTAGCGTTTAGATATCTCTTTCTATCCTCAAAATCGCCACGAGTAAGCAAAATCTGTGCTATATTTTTTGAATAAGCCCAAAATATACGCTCATAAAGATGCATAAGCGCCACTTGACCAACAGCCGCAAGTGCTTGTTTTTGATTTATGTTTTTTGGTTTTTGAGAGATATTAAGTATGCCCATACCAGCACCAACTGCACCAGATGTTACTATGATTATTTGCTTATTATCATCACATAGCTTGCAAATATCGGCTACTATATTTTTTATCAGACTCTCGTTCAAAGAGCCATTTTCATTTGTAAGAGTTGAAGTGCCTATCTTAATAACAATTTTTTTAGCATCTTTTAAAAACTCTTTACGCATAGTATATCCTAAATATCTATTTCTATTCCGACCGGACAATGATCGCTTCCTGTTATATCACTTAGGATAAAAGCATTTTTAAGTCTGTCTTTCAAGCCTTGTGATACAAAAAAATAATCAATTCTCCAACCTACATTTTTAGCCCTAGCACCAAAACGATAACTCCACCACGAATAAGCATCTATTTTATCGGGGTTAAAATGCCTAAATGTATCTATAAAGCCATTTGACAAAACCTCATCTATCCAAGCTCTTTCAATGGGTAAAAATCCTGAAGTTTTTGAATTTGCCTTTGGGTTTTTAAGATCAATCTCTTGGTGTGCAGTATTTACATCACCACAAAAGATAACATGCTTTCCGCTATCTAAAATTTCGTTACAATACTTTAAAAATGCGGCATAAAATTCCATCTTGTGGTTTAATCTCTCATCATCTTTTTGACCATTTGGAAAATATATATTAAAAAGAACAATATCGCCGAATCTATGTTCTAAAACCCTACCCTCAGTATCATCAAAAAATTGAGATTTTAAACAACTTGTTTGAAATTTACTAAGGCTCATAACCCCAGAATAACCGGCTTTTTGAGCCGAGTTTGAGTTTATTTCACTAAAACCAAGATTATACATTTGAGCTGGGATATCATCTTGTTTTGCCTTTATTTCTTGAAGTGCTAAAAAATCAGGCTTATACTCATCCAACCACTCAAATGCATTTTTGGACACTACTGCACGAAGACCATTAACATTCCAACTTATTAATTTCAAATTTAATCCTTTTTTATTTGTTATAATACCGTTTAAAATTTAATAAATTAATAAGCGAGATATTTTGAACGATATAGAAAAGGGTATTTTTTCAGCAATTCATGGAGAGAAAAAAATACAAATTATAGAATTTTTAATACAAAACATAGGCGAACATGGTTTTATAAATTTAAAAATAGATGAAATATGCAAAGCTACAAACACAAGCAAACCCACAGTTTTACAGACATTCAAGCTTTTAGAAAATGCAAAAATCTTTACAAAGATAAAAAATGGAGTGTATGAGCTAAAACCCTTCTAACAAGATAGAATAAAGTTCGTTTACATCTCGGTCATCAAGCATTAAAGTGCTTTTATTATCAAAAAGATATTCTATTTTTTTAAGCTCAAAAGAAAATTTATTTAAACAATTTTTATGTCCCGGCAAAAAACTACGACCAAAACAGACATCATCGTTTATAACTTCATCGCATATAAAGCATTCAAACTCACTATGAAGTCTACCTTCGTGTTCTAAAATTTTAACATAAGATTGCAAAATCAATCTCTTTGGGTTTTGCTTATCCATCCTTTTTGCACAAAAATCAATCTCATTAAAATAAACTTCATCAATCTCTTCAACATCTTTTAAATGCATATACAAAAGTCTCATAAACTGCTGCCAAACTATAAATTTTTCCCTATCAAGTAGCCATTTAAAACCCATATGCAAAACGGTTCTTAAATGGGGTAAGAAATTCATACTACTTATGAGTTCAAAATCTATTTTATACCCATTTACTAAAATAGAGTGTCTAGCCCCATAAAATCTATATGATTTTACAACAAATTTATCGGTTAATATATAAACAATAAGGTCTTCTTCTTTTACCTTTTGCGTATGTAAAATATAGCCTTGCATAAAAACTTAGAAAAATTCTTCAATTCTTTTTTTAATTAAATCTGCTTGTTGTATTCTATTTATTTCATTTCTAAAAGAAGCTGCATCATCCATGCCTTTGCTATATCTATGTAAATGTTTTCTAAAAATCACAGTTCCTTGATCTCCATAGTATTTAAGCATAGAATCAAAATGAGCCAAAATAATATCACGCTTAAGTGAGTCTGATACTTGATTTTCATTTTTTATCTGTGAAAATATCCAAGGATTTCCAATACTAGCTCTGCCTATCATAATCCCATCAGCATCCGTTATATCTAGTACTTGTTTGTAGTTATCAAAGCTAATGTCGCCATTTGCTATAACTGGAATTTTAACACTTCTTTTGGCTCTAGCTATGGCTTCATAATCTACATCTTGAGTATATCCACCGGCTCTAGTTCTTCCGTGAATAGCTATATAATCAGCTCCAGCCTCTTCACAAGCTTTTGCTATTTTTTCTGGGATTTTTTCATTAAAACCAAGTCTTACTTTAACACTAGTTGTTTTTTTATTTGATCTGCTTTTAATGATTTCAACAACTTTTTTTAAATGATCAAGATCTTGCAAAAGTGCTGAGCCACTTTTTTGCCTTACTACTTTTGGCACAGGACAGCCGCAATTTAAATCAATTCCATCAATTCCATCAATTTTATTTAAAATTTCAACAGCCTTTTTTACCACATCCAAATCAGTCCCAGCTATTTGAACTATATACGGATCTTCTAATGGTGATTTTTGTATCATTCTTAATGTTTTTGAGTTTTCATAAACCAAAGCATTAGAGCTTATCATCTCACTAACTGTAACATCGCAACCAAATTGCTTAACAACCTCCCTTAATGGAAGGTCAGAAAAGCCAGCTAAAGGAGCTAAAAATAATACTTTTTTACTAAAATCAATCATTTAAAAAACAGTTCGCTTGAAATATTTTTATTGTTCTCTTTTAAGAATAAAAGTATTTTTATATCAGCAAAATCATCAGAATCAGTGCCTTGTAAATACTCTCTTAATTCATCTAATAAAACAAGCTCATAAAGCACATACAAATATGCCTTTGTAGCATTTTGATGATCATGCTTTATCTTTTCAAACATGCTTTTATATGATTCTGGTTTTAACTTATTTTTTAAAATCATAGCTGCTTTTAGGTATTGCTCTTGATTAATACCTTGGTTATTTAAAATTTCATAAATTTCATCTGATGTCATATTTATATCATCATTAGCATATCTTTGAAGAACATTTACGATATAATCTGTTTCTTTACTATTTAGCATATATCTTCTTATATCAGCAAAACTTCCGCATTCTATTAATTTCTTTAAAGCTGCTGCATCAATAAGGTCATTAAAACTATCTCGTTTTAAAATTTCCAAATAATAATCTTTTAATTTTTCAATCTTATTTAGTTCATTTTGTATAAACAAAGGATTATCTTTTGAAAGTCTATATTTTTTAAGATCAACTATTTCTCCAGCTTTTACTGATTTTACATTTTTTATAACAGTATCTAGCTCAGGATTATCAATCTCAATATTTTTATACAACCCCCAAGGAGATAATATTCTAGCTACAGCTGAAGAAGTTTTATGAAATTCTGTTCTAAATTCTTTATTGCTAGGTAGTGCTAAAAATATCTCTTTAACAAACTCATTATAAAGACTTGTATCTCTTTTTATAAAACGTTTATATCTATAAAACCCAATACTGTGATAAAATATATGCAATGCAGCTAATACAGCAAATAAAGCTACAGGCAAAACAAACCAAATTGCTATTGGCAACTCAAGATTGTAGCTAAATACATTAATACTATAATTGCCGTTGTTTAAAACATAAACTATAGCTGCAACTAGCAACAAATATATAAAAGAATACACAATAAATGATCTAGTCTTCATAATCAAAACTCCTTTATTTTGTAGATGTTTTTTCAACCATCTCTCTACAAGATATACAATACCTAGCATGAGGCTTAGCCTTTAGCCTAGCAATAGAAATATCTTCTTCGCACATTTCGCATATACCATATGTTTTATTAAAAATCTTACTCAAAGATCTATCTATTTCATCAAGCTCAAATTTTTGTTTTAAAGAAATAGATTGTTCTATTAATTCATCTGTATTTATAGATGCTATATCCATCTCATCACTAACACCACTGCCACGCAAACCATGAACCTCTTCAATAGCATCTGATATATTTTTTTTAATTTGCCATTTTCTATCTTCAAGCATTTTTTTAAAACAATCTAAATCATTTTGAGTCATCTATTTCCTTATTTATGATATGGGTGATTTGCTTTTATACAAAGACCTCTAAAAATTTGTTCAAACAAAACAAGTTTTGCTATCTTATGAGCCATAGTAAGCTTGCTTAATCTAATAACTAAATTTGACTTGGACTTAAACTCTTCGCTTAATCCATAAGCACCGCCTATAAAAAATTTTATATCTGAATTTTGGTCAAAAATCTTAGCAAATTCCTTGCTAGTAAATTCCTTTCCTCTTTCATCAAGAGATACACAAAAACCTCTCATGTTTGATAAATAAATATCGTCATAGGCCTTATAAGCCTCTTTTTGTCCTATGCTTTGGGCTTTTGCAATTTTATCATTAAAAATTATATTATCATTTATTTTTGCATATTTTGATGACATTTTAATATAAGAATCTATCTCTTCTTCAAAATTTCCAAAACGACTTTTTTGTATACTAAAAACTGAAATTTCCACCAAAATATCCTAATTTTTAATGCTTCTAATTATCTCAAATTTCATTATTCCTACAAAGCAAATCTATTATATCGCTTAAATATTTTTTATGCTCACTTCTAGGAACTATTGCATCAATCAAACCATGTTCTAATAAAAACTCAGCCCTTTGAAAGCCTTCTGGCAAATCAGCACCTATAGTTTGCTTAATAACTCTTTGACCAGCAAATCCTATAAGAGCTCCTGGTTCTGCTATGATTATATCTCCAAGCCAAGCAAAAGATGCACTAACTCCACCCATAGTAGGATCTGTTAATATGGAAATATATGGGACTTTAGCCTCATCTAGTAACTTCAAAGCAGCAGAAGTCTTTGACATTTGCATTAGCGAAAATGTACTTTCTTGCATTCTAGCGCCACCAGATGCACTAACTATGATAAGTGGTTCTTTTTTTTCTAAAGCTCTTTTTATAGCTCTAACTATCTTTTCACCTTCAACTGATGCCAAAGAGCCACCCATAAAAGAAAAATCAAACACCACAAGCTGTATATTATGACCGCCACACTTAGCCTCTCCAGATACCACAGAGCTAAAACGACCGGTTTTATCTTCGCCTTCTAATATTCGCTTTTTATAAGATTTTTTATCTACAAATTTAAGCGGATCCACTGGTTTTAGCTTGGAGTCAAACTCAATAAATGTATCTTCATCACATATCAAATTTATTCTATCGTGCGGATTTAATCTCATATGATAATTACATTTTGGACAAACATTATAAGAAGATTGAACCTCTTTATAATACATAAGAGCACCGCAATGATCACACTTAACCCAATGGCTAGGAGCCTCTTTTGGGTCTGGCTGTGTCTTTCTTATTTTAGAAAATATATCAATAAAACTCATATTTACAACCTAACTTTATTAAAGAAAATTGTCCGATTATATCCTAAATTTTCTTATCTTTACTTGTATTTTTTAATTTTATAAATTTTAAACCCCAAAAACATACCTTAAAATCTCATCTTTTTTATCTATAAATTCTTTGCTTATACATATAAAAAACGGACTTTTTAATTTTGCAACATCATAAGTCATTGGCTCTTTTGTATAAACATCAATAATAATTCCACCACAAGATCTAATCAAAGCATCTCCAGCGCAATTATCCCAAATGCTACTAGGTCCCATTCTTAGATAAATACCACTAGTTTCAGCCAAACGACAAAACTTGATAGCCGAGCCAAGTTTTTGTGGTCT from the Campylobacter pinnipediorum subsp. pinnipediorum genome contains:
- a CDS encoding glutamate-5-semialdehyde dehydrogenase translates to MSKIADLVSLAKNASKELLSLEENKKNEILRAVANELLLKKEFIKEANKKDIKNAKESSLSEALIDRLTLNDERIQGMAESVLQIANQKNPIGKILDGFRHQNGMQITQVSVPLGVVAMIYESRPNVTIDSAAIALKTQNALILRGSSNAINSNLYLCELFCEIGKKFGLADGFLQIIGTDKSELDELVKQDKLIDVLIPRGGAKLKEYIKKNSTIPVIQTGEGLCHIYVDKSADIDEALQIIKNAKTQRPSTCNSLECLVLHESIAEKILLILLNLLENVEFRIDEKIFENFQGFDNVKKATREDFSTEFLDLILSVKVVKDIVEAISYINQNSTLHSESILSKDYDNINKFLNLIDSAVVYANSSTRFSDGGEFGFGSEIGISTQKMHARGPMGLEALTSKKYVVYGHGQIREQF
- the proB gene encoding glutamate 5-kinase; its protein translation is MRKEFLKDAKKIVIKIGTSTLTNENGSLNESLIKNIVADICKLCDDNKQIIIVTSGAVGAGMGILNISQKPKNINQKQALAAVGQVALMHLYERIFWAYSKNIAQILLTRGDFEDRKRYLNARNVCAALLEKNIIPIINENDTVVADELKVGDNDTLSALVTGLIDADLLIILSDIDGLYDKNPNLYKDAKIINLVKNIDENIEKMAGDEGSKFGTGGMKTKIKSAKMTSQIGTNLIIANGKKDNVLLNVLKDSNEGTLFLANDKKVSLKKHWLAYGAKNKGEIVIDNGAKLALKSGKSLLAVGVLDVVGDFCRGEIVEILNNKEIIARGISNYSSKQILLIKGKKSDEIEQILAYKYEDDIMHADNIVLDKG
- a CDS encoding exodeoxyribonuclease III — protein: MKLISWNVNGLRAVVSKNAFEWLDEYKPDFLALQEIKAKQDDIPAQMYNLGFSEINSNSAQKAGYSGVMSLSKFQTSCLKSQFFDDTEGRVLEHRFGDIVLFNIYFPNGQKDDERLNHKMEFYAAFLKYCNEILDSGKHVIFCGDVNTAHQEIDLKNPKANSKTSGFLPIERAWIDEVLSNGFIDTFRHFNPDKIDAYSWWSYRFGARAKNVGWRIDYFFVSQGLKDRLKNAFILSDITGSDHCPVGIEIDI
- a CDS encoding replication/maintenance protein RepL, with product MNDIEKGIFSAIHGEKKIQIIEFLIQNIGEHGFINLKIDEICKATNTSKPTVLQTFKLLENAKIFTKIKNGVYELKPF
- the recO gene encoding recombination protein RecO, producing MQGYILHTQKVKEEDLIVYILTDKFVVKSYRFYGARHSILVNGYKIDFELISSMNFLPHLRTVLHMGFKWLLDREKFIVWQQFMRLLYMHLKDVEEIDEVYFNEIDFCAKRMDKQNPKRLILQSYVKILEHEGRLHSEFECFICDEVINDDVCFGRSFLPGHKNCLNKFSFELKKIEYLFDNKSTLMLDDRDVNELYSILLEGF
- a CDS encoding tRNA dihydrouridine synthase, which encodes MIDFSKKVLFLAPLAGFSDLPLREVVKQFGCDVTVSEMISSNALVYENSKTLRMIQKSPLEDPYIVQIAGTDLDVVKKAVEILNKIDGIDGIDLNCGCPVPKVVRQKSGSALLQDLDHLKKVVEIIKSRSNKKTTSVKVRLGFNEKIPEKIAKACEEAGADYIAIHGRTRAGGYTQDVDYEAIARAKRSVKIPVIANGDISFDNYKQVLDITDADGIMIGRASIGNPWIFSQIKNENQVSDSLKRDIILAHFDSMLKYYGDQGTVIFRKHLHRYSKGMDDAASFRNEINRIQQADLIKKRIEEFF
- a CDS encoding uroporphyrinogen III synthase HEM4, translating into MKTRSFIVYSFIYLLLVAAIVYVLNNGNYSINVFSYNLELPIAIWFVLPVALFAVLAALHIFYHSIGFYRYKRFIKRDTSLYNEFVKEIFLALPSNKEFRTEFHKTSSAVARILSPWGLYKNIEIDNPELDTVIKNVKSVKAGEIVDLKKYRLSKDNPLFIQNELNKIEKLKDYYLEILKRDSFNDLIDAAALKKLIECGSFADIRRYMLNSKETDYIVNVLQRYANDDINMTSDEIYEILNNQGINQEQYLKAAMILKNKLKPESYKSMFEKIKHDHQNATKAYLYVLYELVLLDELREYLQGTDSDDFADIKILLFLKENNKNISSELFFK
- the dksA gene encoding RNA polymerase-binding protein DksA, with product MTQNDLDCFKKMLEDRKWQIKKNISDAIEEVHGLRGSGVSDEMDIASINTDELIEQSISLKQKFELDEIDRSLSKIFNKTYGICEMCEEDISIARLKAKPHARYCISCREMVEKTSTK
- a CDS encoding 23S rRNA (pseudouridine(1915)-N(3))-methyltransferase RlmH; translation: MEISVFSIQKSRFGNFEEEIDSYIKMSSKYAKINDNIIFNDKIAKAQSIGQKEAYKAYDDIYLSNMRGFCVSLDERGKEFTSKEFAKIFDQNSDIKFFIGGAYGLSEEFKSKSNLVIRLSKLTMAHKIAKLVLFEQIFRGLCIKANHPYHK
- the accD gene encoding acetyl-CoA carboxylase, carboxyltransferase subunit beta; the protein is MSFIDIFSKIRKTQPDPKEAPSHWVKCDHCGALMYYKEVQSSYNVCPKCNYHMRLNPHDRINLICDEDTFIEFDSKLKPVDPLKFVDKKSYKKRILEGEDKTGRFSSVVSGEAKCGGHNIQLVVFDFSFMGGSLASVEGEKIVRAIKRALEKKEPLIIVSASGGARMQESTFSLMQMSKTSAALKLLDEAKVPYISILTDPTMGGVSASFAWLGDIIIAEPGALIGFAGQRVIKQTIGADLPEGFQRAEFLLEHGLIDAIVPRSEHKKYLSDIIDLLCRNNEI